In Candidatus Glassbacteria bacterium, a single window of DNA contains:
- a CDS encoding BamA/TamA family outer membrane protein: MDQKVPFRALFRRVVLLGLGLVMAFSIPAPAQFGGFGKNKVQYSDFDWKILGGEHIDLYYYPEEEEIAYLALKAAEDAYDRLSFRFNHHVFRRIPLIIYSAHQYFQQTNTIESFIPEGVGGFTEFMKGRVVLPFNGSFEDFRHVLWHEMVHVFQISKANQSYRIRPRGQKARMPLWWTEGLAEYFSTEWDTRGDMYVRDLVLNDRMPPLERMDILAGGGIIYKLGQSVHMMLGERYGDEHFVRMYENLAMFPDFASLFEYIYGISLEDFGKWWHHQLKKKYYPDVLDKEEVEIAGLIDVATHSWANMHPAVYRSPKSGKQRVVFLSARTGYLDIYSVLLEADERNRKKHIKGGRSAQYESFHPFQTRMDANDNGKLLFSSKFREKDALFIWDLEKNDKLKHFKFKGLVGISSPAWGPDENEIVFSGLSVSGFSDIYLFDLRSERLTKLTSDRYADDYPDISPDGRYVVFSSDRTVHGEEGYRNIFLYNRETRNLRYLTMGRWKDSQPRFNSDGSRVAFVSDRNGMPNIYLIDPEGTGAQLTNFYNGMFGFDWAADDSGFCFTALNAGQLDIYYMAMPDTVVDSLRMDKETRVVQWDWADYREQVAKRIADKQPYKRDFTLDFAYAQVGYTPSPYYGNTTYGQALLMFSDLMSDELILIAAGNSATSTADFWDSFNGMVTYYNRKGRVNYGYGAFRYAGRYVDFIRDELYDEREHGVFGVFSYPFSTFYRIETGMSVMKSFREDFFLNFKRDSWLVTNSVSLIKDTSIFLPYGPIDGERWHLGMALSTDISEGRTDNISLLMDIRKYFRLSTFSTYAVRVQGRYSGGTIPYRYIMGGSWTLRGYPRWSIIGSRSVLVNQELRFPIWHRLDVWLGIGRLPLPGVEGAIFFDVGNAWDKHESYPGLLGSTGFGLRMSLGGPLILRLDRARRINWLKKGPRGKPMLGRRYYSNFFFGFDY, from the coding sequence GTGGATCAGAAAGTCCCGTTTAGAGCGCTTTTTCGACGGGTTGTGCTGCTGGGTTTGGGGCTGGTTATGGCTTTCAGCATCCCGGCCCCGGCCCAGTTTGGCGGGTTCGGCAAGAACAAGGTTCAGTACAGCGATTTCGACTGGAAGATTCTCGGCGGCGAGCACATCGATCTTTACTACTACCCGGAAGAAGAGGAGATCGCTTATCTGGCGCTCAAAGCCGCCGAGGACGCCTACGACAGGCTGTCTTTCCGATTCAACCACCACGTTTTCCGCCGCATACCCCTGATCATTTACAGCGCCCATCAGTACTTCCAGCAGACCAACACGATCGAAAGCTTCATCCCCGAGGGAGTCGGCGGATTCACCGAGTTCATGAAAGGCCGCGTGGTGCTGCCCTTTAACGGCTCGTTCGAGGACTTCCGTCACGTGCTCTGGCACGAGATGGTGCATGTTTTCCAGATCAGCAAGGCCAACCAGTCCTACCGGATCCGTCCCCGGGGCCAGAAAGCGCGCATGCCGCTGTGGTGGACCGAGGGCCTGGCCGAGTATTTCAGCACAGAATGGGATACCCGCGGGGACATGTACGTCCGCGACCTGGTGCTCAACGACCGCATGCCGCCGCTGGAGCGGATGGATATCCTGGCCGGAGGCGGGATAATTTACAAGCTCGGTCAATCCGTGCACATGATGCTGGGTGAGCGTTACGGCGACGAGCATTTCGTGCGGATGTACGAGAACCTGGCCATGTTTCCCGATTTCGCGAGCCTGTTTGAGTACATTTACGGGATCAGCCTCGAGGATTTCGGCAAGTGGTGGCACCATCAGCTCAAGAAAAAGTACTACCCCGACGTGCTGGACAAGGAAGAAGTAGAAATCGCCGGCCTGATCGATGTGGCCACCCACAGCTGGGCCAATATGCACCCGGCGGTCTACCGCTCTCCCAAAAGCGGTAAGCAGCGGGTGGTTTTTCTCTCCGCCCGCACCGGCTACCTGGATATCTACAGCGTGCTGCTGGAGGCCGATGAGCGTAACCGTAAGAAACACATCAAGGGCGGGCGCAGCGCTCAGTACGAGTCGTTCCACCCGTTCCAGACCCGGATGGACGCCAACGACAACGGCAAGCTGCTCTTCAGCAGCAAGTTCCGCGAAAAAGACGCCCTGTTTATCTGGGACCTGGAGAAAAACGATAAACTCAAGCACTTCAAGTTCAAGGGCCTGGTGGGGATCAGTTCGCCAGCCTGGGGACCCGATGAGAACGAGATCGTTTTCAGCGGCCTGAGCGTATCCGGTTTTTCCGATATCTACCTCTTCGACTTACGCAGCGAACGGCTGACCAAGCTCACCAGCGACCGTTACGCCGACGATTACCCCGATATCTCGCCCGACGGGCGCTATGTGGTGTTCAGCTCCGACCGCACGGTCCACGGCGAGGAGGGCTACCGGAATATCTTCCTCTACAACCGCGAGACCCGCAACCTTCGCTACCTGACCATGGGCCGCTGGAAGGACAGCCAGCCGAGATTCAACAGCGACGGCAGCCGGGTGGCGTTTGTCAGCGACCGCAACGGCATGCCCAATATTTACTTGATCGATCCGGAGGGGACCGGCGCCCAGCTCACTAACTTTTACAACGGGATGTTCGGCTTTGACTGGGCGGCCGACGACAGCGGGTTCTGTTTCACCGCCCTGAACGCCGGCCAGCTTGATATCTACTACATGGCCATGCCGGATACGGTCGTGGACTCGCTGAGGATGGACAAGGAAACCCGCGTGGTGCAGTGGGACTGGGCGGACTACCGGGAGCAGGTGGCAAAGCGGATCGCCGACAAGCAGCCCTACAAGCGTGATTTCACTCTGGATTTCGCCTACGCCCAGGTGGGCTATACGCCGTCGCCCTACTACGGCAATACCACCTACGGCCAGGCGCTGCTGATGTTCAGCGACCTGATGAGCGACGAGCTGATCCTGATCGCCGCCGGCAACTCGGCCACCTCCACCGCCGATTTCTGGGACAGTTTTAACGGGATGGTGACCTATTACAACCGCAAGGGACGGGTAAACTACGGCTACGGTGCTTTTCGCTACGCCGGCCGCTACGTGGACTTCATCCGTGACGAGCTCTACGACGAACGCGAGCACGGGGTGTTCGGCGTGTTCAGCTACCCGTTCTCGACCTTCTACAGGATCGAGACCGGCATGAGCGTGATGAAAAGCTTCCGGGAAGACTTTTTCCTGAATTTCAAGCGCGACTCCTGGCTGGTGACCAATTCCGTGTCGCTGATCAAGGACACCTCGATTTTCCTGCCCTACGGCCCGATTGACGGGGAGCGCTGGCACCTGGGCATGGCGCTCAGCACCGATATCAGCGAGGGCCGGACGGACAATATTTCGTTGTTGATGGATATCCGGAAATATTTTAGATTATCAACGTTCAGCACCTATGCGGTCAGGGTGCAGGGCCGCTACAGCGGCGGGACAATCCCGTACCGCTATATCATGGGCGGAAGCTGGACACTGCGCGGCTACCCGCGGTGGTCGATTATCGGTTCGCGCAGCGTGCTGGTCAACCAGGAGTTGCGTTTCCCGATCTGGCACAGGCTGGATGTCTGGCTGGGTATCGGGCGACTACCGCTGCCGGGCGTGGAGGGCGCGATATTTTTCGATGTCGGCAACGCCTGGGACAAGCACGAAAGTTATCCGGGATTGCTGGGCAGCACCGGGTTCGGCCTGAGAATGAGTCTGGGAGGACCGCTGATCCTGCGTCTCGACCGCGCGCGCAGGATCAACTGGCTTAAGAAAGGCCCGCGCGGGAAACCGATGCTGGGCAGGCGGTACTATTCCAATTTCTTCTTCGGTTTCGACTACTAA
- a CDS encoding cytochrome c biogenesis protein ResB produces the protein MAPDEVIEVPDLGYLASPSFQARLIGRRLAGVFGVEVEPTPMLMTDQVIRNRDWRQLPENLPVKTLMKVRLEKFEALFTPQGKPKAYLSTVTVLDSDNGDRELFSRLIKVNDPLVHRGVYFYQSSYSPGGGGAQWVELRVASNDSAGPAPETVRLRPGGPAAAIGAGGDSLRVDQFVGSFRIGESGNVSSSPGEDTNPAAQVAIISGGQEVSKNWIFKNFPDFSHQAGGPYQVTMLSYEKTYLTGLTIRTHRSQTVIWIGFTLMVIGVLLSFYVNHRQFWVMVAAREQGSRAWIAGVSYKWKQPFRKEFKDFCDRAAGTQSGGKA, from the coding sequence ATGGCTCCCGATGAAGTGATCGAGGTGCCGGACCTGGGCTACCTGGCCAGCCCCTCGTTCCAGGCCCGGTTGATCGGCCGCCGCCTGGCCGGAGTGTTCGGCGTGGAGGTAGAGCCTACGCCGATGCTGATGACCGACCAGGTGATCCGCAACCGCGACTGGCGGCAGCTGCCCGAAAACCTGCCGGTGAAAACGCTGATGAAAGTGCGGCTGGAGAAGTTCGAGGCGCTGTTCACCCCGCAGGGAAAGCCCAAGGCCTACCTGTCGACGGTAACAGTGCTGGACTCCGACAACGGTGACAGGGAACTGTTCTCCCGCCTGATCAAGGTTAACGACCCGCTGGTGCACAGAGGCGTCTATTTCTATCAGAGTTCCTACAGCCCCGGCGGCGGCGGCGCGCAGTGGGTCGAGCTGCGGGTGGCCTCCAACGACAGCGCAGGCCCGGCTCCGGAGACAGTGAGATTACGACCCGGCGGCCCGGCGGCGGCTATCGGCGCGGGCGGGGATTCGCTGAGGGTCGATCAGTTTGTCGGCAGTTTCCGCATCGGCGAGAGCGGCAATGTCAGCAGTTCTCCCGGCGAGGACACCAACCCGGCCGCCCAGGTGGCGATTATCAGCGGCGGCCAGGAAGTGAGCAAGAACTGGATTTTCAAGAATTTCCCCGATTTCAGCCATCAGGCCGGCGGCCCTTACCAGGTGACCATGCTCAGTTACGAAAAGACATACCTGACCGGGCTGACCATCCGCACCCACCGCTCACAGACCGTAATCTGGATCGGCTTTACCCTGATGGTGATCGGCGTGCTGCTCTCGTTCTATGTCAACCACCGCCAGTTCTGGGTGATGGTTGCGGCACGGGAGCAGGGCTCGCGGGCCTGGATCGCCGGGGTGAGCTACAAATGGAAACAGCCGTTCCGCAAGGAGTTCAAGGATTTCTGCGACAGGGCCGCCGGGACTCAGTCCGGCGGCAAGGCTTGA
- the guaA gene encoding glutamine-hydrolyzing GMP synthase — MNRHQTVIVLDFGAQYSQLIARSVREQHVYCEIMPYSVTPEKLREVGPAAIILSGGPASIYDDGSPHCDPAIFSLGVPVLGICYGMQLLGYNEKAKIKRTEKREYGKAMLRIGDYADLFAGFEGEEEIQVWMSHGDSVDELPDGFRLLAGTPNCPVAAIGNSQRNLYGVQFHPEVIHTPEGSRVIANFLFKIAGLTPDWTPGSFIEENKEKIREQTAGGKVICGLSGGVDSSVAALLVHKAIGDRLTCIFVDNGLLRKNEAASVENTFRNHHHLNLVVVDDADRFIDALAGVIDPERKRRIIGETFIRVFEDEARKLGEVKWLVQGTLYPDVIESVSVKGPSATIKTHHNVGGLPDKMDLKLIEPLRELFKDEVRAVGRELGLAGEIVNRHPFPGPGLAVRVLGEVSRQRLKVLREADDIFNSEIREAGLYAEIWQAFAVLLPVQSVGVMGDERTYDNVIALRAVTSRDGMTADWYRMPHEVQARISNRIINEVEGVNRVAYDISSKPPATIEWE, encoded by the coding sequence ATGAACAGGCACCAGACAGTTATCGTGCTGGATTTCGGCGCGCAGTACAGCCAGTTGATTGCGCGCTCCGTGCGAGAGCAGCATGTGTACTGTGAGATAATGCCTTACAGCGTTACACCTGAGAAGTTGCGTGAGGTCGGTCCGGCGGCGATTATCCTCTCCGGCGGCCCGGCCAGTATCTACGACGACGGTTCGCCGCACTGCGACCCCGCTATCTTCAGCCTGGGTGTCCCGGTGCTGGGTATCTGTTACGGGATGCAGCTGCTGGGCTACAACGAAAAAGCGAAAATCAAGCGGACGGAGAAACGCGAATACGGCAAGGCCATGCTCAGGATCGGCGACTACGCCGATCTGTTCGCCGGGTTCGAGGGCGAGGAGGAAATCCAGGTCTGGATGAGCCACGGCGACTCGGTGGACGAACTCCCTGACGGGTTCCGTCTGCTGGCCGGCACCCCCAACTGCCCGGTGGCCGCTATCGGCAACTCGCAGCGGAATCTCTACGGCGTGCAGTTCCATCCCGAGGTGATCCATACCCCGGAGGGCAGCCGGGTGATCGCCAATTTTCTGTTCAAGATTGCCGGACTCACGCCGGATTGGACGCCGGGGTCGTTTATTGAAGAAAACAAGGAGAAAATCAGGGAGCAGACCGCGGGCGGGAAAGTGATCTGCGGCCTCAGCGGCGGCGTTGACTCCTCTGTTGCCGCCCTGCTGGTCCACAAGGCGATCGGCGACCGCCTGACCTGCATCTTCGTCGATAACGGCCTGCTGCGCAAGAACGAGGCGGCCAGCGTGGAGAACACGTTCCGCAACCACCATCACCTGAACCTGGTGGTGGTCGACGACGCCGACCGTTTTATCGACGCCCTGGCCGGGGTGATCGACCCCGAGCGCAAGCGCAGGATTATCGGCGAGACGTTTATCCGCGTGTTCGAGGACGAGGCCCGTAAGCTGGGCGAAGTCAAATGGCTGGTGCAGGGTACGCTCTACCCCGACGTGATCGAGTCGGTGAGCGTCAAGGGGCCCTCGGCCACGATCAAGACCCACCACAACGTGGGCGGACTGCCGGATAAGATGGACCTCAAGCTGATCGAGCCGCTGCGTGAACTGTTCAAGGACGAGGTCCGGGCCGTGGGCCGGGAACTCGGCCTGGCCGGTGAAATCGTGAACCGCCACCCGTTTCCCGGTCCCGGCCTGGCCGTGCGCGTGCTGGGCGAGGTGAGCAGGCAGCGGCTGAAAGTGCTTCGTGAGGCCGACGATATCTTTAACAGCGAGATCCGCGAGGCCGGTCTTTATGCTGAAATCTGGCAGGCGTTCGCCGTCCTGCTGCCGGTGCAGAGCGTGGGCGTGATGGGCGATGAGCGGACCTACGACAACGTGATCGCCCTGCGGGCTGTCACCAGCCGCGACGGGATGACCGCCGACTGGTACAGGATGCCTCACGAGGTGCAGGCGCGGATCTCCAACAGGATTATCAACGAGGTGGAGGGGGTGAACCGGGTGGCCTACGATATCAGCAGCAAACCTCCCGCCACAATCGAATGGGAATGA
- a CDS encoding ATP-binding cassette domain-containing protein encodes MATINLENVTFAYRSSPEQPVLREISAEISLAGNTLVLGGNGAGKTALARVLAGLDSPSAGAVNWPDRPDERESDRIVNPRAGVVFEQPEFQFQGFSVREELASGLLYRGAGRGEAAERAELAAVRFGLESLLDAGLDSLSKQQKLAVLVTAFCLLDPELLVLDCSLAELERDFRLRLLEFCSAPESPSLVVLSRRAEDLAILEGAELFSLTDGRLAPLTFNPGDPADIDKLXXXSNSVSPCRGTSRTAAGNLPRAGGNGLFSLTIPRSRSIEPGPAFPLPAGFIAGQREQSLFPHV; translated from the coding sequence ATGGCGACAATCAATCTGGAAAACGTAACGTTCGCCTACAGGTCGTCTCCTGAACAGCCGGTGCTCAGGGAGATCAGCGCGGAGATATCGCTCGCGGGCAATACCCTGGTGCTGGGCGGCAACGGAGCGGGCAAGACCGCCCTGGCGCGTGTCCTGGCCGGTCTGGACAGTCCCTCCGCCGGAGCCGTGAACTGGCCCGATCGTCCGGATGAAAGGGAGAGTGACCGTATCGTGAACCCCCGGGCCGGGGTGGTGTTCGAGCAGCCGGAGTTCCAGTTCCAGGGATTCAGCGTCCGCGAGGAACTGGCCAGCGGCTTGCTGTATCGCGGAGCAGGGCGCGGCGAGGCAGCCGAAAGGGCGGAGCTGGCAGCAGTGCGCTTCGGTCTGGAAAGCCTGCTCGACGCCGGTCTGGATTCATTGAGCAAGCAGCAGAAACTGGCCGTGCTGGTCACGGCGTTCTGCCTGTTGGACCCCGAGCTGCTGGTCCTGGATTGTTCGCTGGCAGAGCTGGAACGGGATTTCAGGCTCAGGCTGCTGGAGTTCTGCTCCGCCCCTGAGTCGCCGTCGCTGGTGGTTCTCAGCCGCCGAGCCGAGGACCTGGCGATCCTGGAAGGCGCGGAGTTGTTCTCTCTGACAGACGGCCGCTTGGCGCCGTTGACGTTCAATCCGGGAGATCCGGCGGATATCGATAAGCTNNNNNNNNNNTCGAACTCGGTATCGCCCTGCCGTGGTACGAGCCGTACAGCAGCAGGCAATTTGCCGCGGGCAGGTGGAAACGGATTATTTTCGCTGACGATCCCCCGGAGCCGGTCAATTGAACCCGGTCCCGCTTTCCCCCTGCCAGCCGGTTTTATCGCCGGACAGCGGGAACAATCCCTATTCCCCCATGTATAA
- the rfaE2 gene encoding D-glycero-beta-D-manno-heptose 1-phosphate adenylyltransferase: MGSAKRAFEDKILDRRQLAEALRDEKTAGRKVVFTNGCFDIIHPGHIAYLEDAAACGDILVVGLNADESVKRLKGEERPINPESDRALLLAGLASVDYVTLFAEDTPLELIKAVEPDVLVKGGDWSIENIVGHQVVQQRGGEVYSLPFQRGYSTTRIIEKIKSLSSRPADGRQ; the protein is encoded by the coding sequence ATGGGCTCAGCTAAAAGGGCGTTCGAGGATAAAATCCTGGACCGCCGGCAACTGGCGGAGGCGCTCCGTGACGAAAAAACAGCCGGGCGTAAAGTGGTGTTCACCAACGGCTGTTTCGACATTATCCACCCCGGCCACATCGCTTACCTGGAGGACGCCGCCGCCTGCGGTGATATCCTGGTGGTGGGTCTGAATGCGGACGAATCTGTAAAAAGGCTCAAGGGCGAGGAGCGGCCGATAAACCCGGAGAGCGACCGCGCCCTGTTGCTGGCCGGGCTGGCCAGCGTGGACTACGTGACCCTGTTCGCCGAGGATACGCCCCTGGAACTGATCAAGGCCGTGGAGCCGGATGTGCTGGTCAAGGGCGGCGACTGGTCGATTGAGAACATTGTCGGCCATCAAGTGGTCCAGCAGCGCGGCGGCGAGGTTTACAGCCTGCCGTTCCAGCGAGGCTACTCCACCACCCGGATAATCGAGAAGATCAAGTCACTCTCCTCGCGCCCGGCCGATGGCCGTCAGTAG
- a CDS encoding SPOR domain-containing protein, producing the protein MGYRVQLGAFNDMEGAQELAAKARVVFGSRYPIYVRFYSPYWKVQAGDCATRDEAQSLRGFLRRNGYPDSFIVQAGIKR; encoded by the coding sequence ATGGGTTACCGGGTTCAGCTGGGGGCGTTCAACGACATGGAAGGCGCCCAGGAGCTGGCCGCCAAGGCGCGGGTCGTGTTCGGCAGCCGCTACCCGATCTACGTCCGGTTCTACTCTCCGTACTGGAAAGTCCAGGCGGGAGACTGCGCCACCAGGGACGAGGCACAGAGTTTGCGGGGTTTTCTGCGCAGGAACGGATACCCGGACTCGTTTATCGTCCAGGCCGGGATAAAACGCTGA